Genomic segment of Streptomyces roseifaciens:
GTCGTGAGGGAGGCTCGCCGTCTGGCTGCGGAGCCTGAGTGGCGTCAGCCGGCGTGGCGGTACCGGCCGCGTCTGGACGCCGGCCGTGCCGCTGTCGGGCCCGGCCCTGCCGGCCGCCGCCCGTACCCTCCACCACCTCGCTCGCACCCACCATGTGCCGGTCCTGGACACCGACGCCCCCGCCACGGTCGCCGCCCTGAACCCCGGCCTGACCCTGACCCTCACCCGCGACGGCGAGCGCGCCGAGCTGGCCGTCACGGAACGCGACTACGGACGGCTCGCCGACTTCGCCCTGACCGCCGACATGCCACACGCCCGCTTCATCACCGCGTCCCCGATCGCCCACGACCGCCGCCCCGGCTCCGAGGCCGTATCCGCCGATCTCCAGGCCCTGCACACCCTCACCGGACCTGCGCCCGCTGCGCACCCGCCCGCGCCCTCACATGCCGTCAGCACCCCGCACAGCCCTGCCCCGGACACCCAGGCCGCTACCCCCGACAAGCCGGCCGAGCCGTCCGGGTCACCCACACCCGCCGCTGCGCCCGGCCGCCGGCGCCGCCGAGCCGGCCGCTGGTGCGGCCGACGCGGATCTCACGGCGGCCGAGGACGAGCTGCTCGAGGCCGCCCGTCCTTCACTTCCGGCACCCAAGGAGGCTTCTCCACACGCCTGACGGGCGCGATGGCTGCCCTGCGCGACGCCGCACCCCGAACGGGGGTGCGGGCCCTGGTGCCTGGTCAGGCGGTTCTGGGCCGCGGGTGGGTCAGCGGGTGATATACCCGGCCCCGGGCGTCCGGCCGGATCGAAGAACCGCCTCCCAGCCACCCGTCACGACGTGGGCCGGTTCCTCGCTACGGGCGAGCATGCAGCCGCTCCGCCTGCCATCGGAAGGGCACCGGACCCTGGCGCAATGCATGAATGACAAGCTGACATTCCGTGTCCTAATCTCAGCGCCGATGGCCAACTGATGGCAGGTATGGCGCGATTCTGGGACTGGCTGGTCGGGGCCGTCGCTCGATTGAGAGAGCGGATTGTCGATCGGAAGTGTGGTCCCCTGGTTGGCTCGGCAATACGGTCCGGTGGCGGGGGCTTGGCTGCTGGCTCCGGGCTCGGTTCTCCAAGGGGAGGGATTCTTCGTGTCCGCACCTACTGGCTCCGTGACTGCCGATGGGCTGTTCTTGCCTGCTGAGCGAGGGCGACGTGCGCTGGGCCACCTCGGCATCATCCTCGGCCTCATGGCGTTCCTCCTGGTTCTGGAAGTGATTGCGTTCTTCCTGGGGGGAGTGCTGATTGCGCGCGGAGGCATAGGGATCATGGGTGCTGTAGGTGTGGGTGGGTACGTGGGGCTTCCGGTGTTCGCCGGGGTGTGCAGCCTGCCGATGTTCGTCGCGTCGTGGCGGCAGCCGGCGCTACGGATCAATGCGGCGGGCATCAGCAAGGTGCGGCGGCACAAAGTCGAGACAGTTCCCTGGGCCGCCCTCGAGGCAGTCCGGTTCACGCCGAATCGAGGCATCCTGGTGTTGCGGTTACGGGCGGGCGCCACCCTTCCGGGCAAGCAGCGGGTGCTGAATCGGTCTGTGTTCCTGCCTTTCTACGCCCTGGGGAACAGGCTCTGGCGTCGCCGTCGTCCCGCGCATCCTGACCTGATCGCCGCCGCCGTGGAGCGCTTCGCCCCGGGCACATACAGCGACGAGCCGTTCCTGATGCCAGGGGAGGCAGCTAGGCGACGGAGAAGTCGAAGGGCCGCATGACGGGGGTCTGCGGCCGTGATCTCCTCGCGGGTGGCGGTCTGCTCCGCGCGTCCTGGGCAGTGCCGCAGCGTGTTCCGGCGGAACCAGGTCCCGCTTCCGGCGTCCCGGCAACCGCCGCGTCCTCCGGGGAGATCCCGCCTGCCCCCGCAGACGCCGCTCCGGCCGGGCCCAGCACGCCGGGTTCCGTACCCGCGGCCGCGCCGGACAGGGCCCCAGCCGCTGCGACCACGCTCCCGACCCCGGGCACTGCGCCCGCCCACTCCGGCCGCTGCGCCCTCGCGCCCCGCAGGCCGCAGCCAGCGCCCCAGCCCCTGCCGACGCCGGGCCGGTCAGCCGCGCTCGGGCAGGGACCGCACGTTCCCGCGTCGCCCGTCTCCGCGACCGGTACGGGAGTAGAAGCGGACGTCCTGCCGGACGCCCCGGCCGGGCCCGCCCTCAACCGACGGCGACGGCGACGGCGGTAGCGGTACCGCCGCTTCCGCTGCGCCCGCGACACCCGGACACAACACCCCTCTGCCCGCCAGGAACTGCTGCCGGCCACCCCCGCCGCTGCGCCTGGTGTTGACGCCCCGCCCGCCGGCAGTGCCCTGGCCACCGACCCGGCCGTGCCTGCCGCCGTTGCTCCCGAGGGCATCGCGGACGGTTCGGGTGCGCCGTCCCGGCCATTGCGCCCGCGACGTCCAGCGCCGTCGGCGACGATGCCGTCGCCGGGCGCCTCGTGCCCGCCGGCCCCACCCCGGCCGCCGGTGTCGACGTCCTCGTCGAGCCGGCCGGGCCTGCGGACGGTGACGCGGCCCGCCCGGTGCACCAGTGTGCCGACCCGGCCGAGAGCATGAAGGTCCATGCCCGTTCAACGGCCCGTCCGCCGCAGGGACACCCCAGACGGCCGCGGCCTTTCCCTCCCGGTGCTCACCGGGCCTTGCCGGGGCCGCCCGGCGGCGTGGTGAGCTGGTCGGCGCCGCACATCTCGCACGCCTGCGCGCCCGGCCGGCGCAGCGCCTCGAATGCCTGGTCGGTGGTGAGGTCCGCGGGGCCCTGGGCGGTGAAGCACGAGGCGTGGTGAAGGACGCTGCGCCGCAGGGCCGGTGTCGTTGTACGGATGGCGCGGGTATGTGATCTTCCAGCGGTCGGAGCCGTCCCCGCGCACCTGCGGCCAGCCCGCCCCCGAGCCCCCGCTGGCCCTGCTCTCGCGCGTCCGGGGTGGTGGTGGGGGAGTGGCAGGGCGGCGGCCGGTGCGGGCGCGGGCGATGGCGGCGGGACGCCGCCGCAGGGGCACGCGCTTGTACGCCTCCGCCTCCTCGGGGACGGGGGCGACGTGGGTGGCGGGGACGGAGACGATGATGTCGGCGGGCTCGGCGGTGTCCTTACCGTGGACGACTGGTGAAGAGGCAGTACTTCGAGCCTGCGCAATTCCTCGCGGCGTGCGGTGCCGCGCCGTTCACGCAGGGGCGCGCGTTCCTCGGTGGCCTGCTGGGTGAACTGCCGGTGGCCGGACGTAGCGCCGGCCTCTCGCAGCAGCCAGCTGCCGCCGCTATCCTCGCGGCCCGGCAGCAGCGGTCCAATTCGTCCTGGGTGAACACGCCAGGCGCGGTCAGGGCGCGCTGAGCGGCCCTTATGCAGACGTTCGTGTCGACGGAGACCCGGGTGAGGGTGTGGTCGTGGTTGTCGGGCTGCTCACCACGCCACGGGGAGTTCGACCATGCCTTGGATGGTGTCGTCCCCGGGCTTGAACGGGATACGGTCCGGTTCGGCCGCCAGCCGCAGCCCTGGCAGCCGTTCGAAGAGGGTGCCGAGTGCGATCTCCACCTCGGCACGGGCCAGGTTCTGGCCCAGGCACTGGTGGATACCGAAGCCGAAGGCCAGGTGGTGCCGGGAGGGCCGGTGCCAGTCCAGGGTGTCGGGCTTTTCGAAGACGGCCTCGTCACGGTTGATCACGGAGGTGGAGAAGATCACCCCGTCGCCAGTGCGGACGGTCACCCCGCCGACCTCGATGTCCTCGGTGGCTACGCGGCGCAGGCCGTCCGCGATCGACAGGAACCGCATCAGCTCTTCCACCGCCGCCGGCATCAGGGAAGGGTCGTTGCGCAGCTCGGCCAGCTGCTCGGGGTGGCTGAGAAGGGTGAACGTACCGAGCGAGATCATGCTGGCTGTGGTTTCGTGCCCCGCGACGAGCAGGGCCGAGACCAGGTCGGCCAGCTCCTGGACATCGATCTCGCCGGTTTCCAGACGCTGGACGATCAGCTCGTCCAGCAGTGCGCCGCCCGGCTTCTCGCGTTTGCGCCCGATGAACTCGTGCAGATAGCCGTTGAGCTGCTCACGGGCGTCGTCCACGTCGGTCGCTTCTGGGCCGCTGTGCAGCCGCCGGGACTGGATCATGAAGAACTCGTGGTCCGCGTACGGGACTCCGAGCACCTCGCAGGTCACCATCGACGCCACCGGCCGAGCGAAGTCGCCGACCAGTTCCGCGCGGGGGCCGGCCGCGATCAATGCGTCGATCAGCCGGTCCACGGTCTCCTGGATCCAGGGGCGCAGGGCCGCGGTGCGCCCCAGCCCGAAGCTCGAGATCAGCATCCGTCGCTGCGTGTTGTGGGCGGGGCCGTCGACGCCGAACAGAGCGGTGTAGCGATCCTGCAAGTCCTGCAAGCGCCTACTGGGGGCGGGGAAGGAGAGGTTCTGGCGGTCGGCGGAGAGCCGGCCGTCGGAGAGCAGGGCGCGCGCCTCGGCGTGCCCGGAGACCATCCACACGGAGCGGCCGTCGAAGAGGGTGACCCGGGAGAGCGGCCGGCCCGTCCGCAGGGGCTCGTAGGCCGTCGGCGGGTGGTAGGGGCAGGTCCGGTCCTGAGGAAAGATAACGGTCTTCTCGGACATGCGGCACCTCTCAGGCGATGGGTCCCGTTTCACCGAGATCCATTACACGCCCAAGAGGAGCAGGTCTGCTCGTTGGGGCGGGTGTGGGACGTGAGGCCGCGTGGCTGGTGTCGGATTGCGGTGTGGGTCCGGCGGAAGCGGAACGCAGGTCGTTCTTCTGCCGCTGAAGCGATCCAACCTCCGATTGGGTGGCGCCTGCACCTTCATCGGATGCGGTGCGTAACCGTGGGGGCGCGGATCGTGACGAATTGCAATTGGGTCGACAGGGCCACAGCGCCCCCGTACACGGATCCGGCCATCCCAACCAGGAGAACGCCATGGACGCAATCAGCAGCCTCACCCAGGCGTGACCTTGCCCGTCAGGCGGCGGGCGACAGCCCAGCGGACGAACGCTGATACGTCGCGGGCCTGGGCGGTGTTGCTGGTCATCCAGACGAGGACCTCCTGGCTGAGGTCGGCAAGCGTGATGGAGTTGTCGTCGAGCCATGTCATGGCCCGTTTCAGGCCGGCTGCTGCCCGAGGCCGGGCCCGCCGGCGGTCGGCCGAGGCGGTACTGCTCCGAGCGCTGCTGCTCGCGTGAGCGGCGGCTCATGCAGCGCATCGACCGCGGCATGGAGCGGCGGGAAGACCGGCTGCCGGCGACGGCTGAGGAGCGCCACCGGCTGCGGGCGGCGGCCTACGTGGTCGCGAGGGAGGCCCGCCGCCTGGCCGCGGCCCTCGGACGCCGAGGCCGCGGAGCCTGACTGGCGTCAGCCGGCATGGCGGGACCAGCCGCGCCCGGACTCCGGCCGGCCCGGTGCCGCGTACACCCGTGCCGCCCTCGATCTGCTGGAGGTGGCTCACGCGGTGGTCGCGGCCGCGGTCGTCGCCGACCGTGCGGCCGGTGACGGCTGGGCCGTGATCGGCGCGGCGCTGGGTGTCAGCGAGGACACCGCGGCACGCCGCTACCGGCGGCCCCGGCCCTGACGGCACACCGGGCCCTGCGTTCCCCGGGGAAAAGCGCGGCGCGTATCGCCTATGCACGCCTATACGTAGGCAAGTTGGCCGTAGAGTGGGTGGGCTTCAGCCCCGGCGGAGCGCCCCGGCCCGGGGCCGAAAGCGAAGTTGTCGAAGAGGGTTCTGTCACCTCTGAGCGGCCGCATTCTCCGTTTATGGGTGACAGGACCTGCGTATGGTGCGGCCGGCTCCTGCCGGGTGGGCGGCCGCCGTTACTGCCCGCGCCCGCGTACCTGCCGTCAGGCGGCCTACCGGGCCCGCGGGCACGCTCGGGCCGCTGTCCCGCCGCGCGTGGCCATGCTCCAGATCAGCGCGCGGCTACAGACTTCTCTCTTCGGCCTGGTCGGGGTGCTGGACGAGGTGCTCCACCAGGAGCGCGCGATGCCCGGTGTGCACTGCGCGGTGGCGGCCGAGTTCGAGGACCTGGTGCGTGAGCTGGTCCGCTGCGCGGTGCTCGCCGACCGGGAGGCCGGCGCCACCTGGGCCGCGATCGGTGAAGGGCTGGGCATCAGCGCGGACGCCGCCCGGCACCGGTACGGCCACGTCCGGTTGATCCGGCCCCTACCCCGCGAGCCGGACGACGAGCCGGAGTCCGACAGTTCGTGACGCCCGGAGCGCCCCCGCCCCCGGCTCTCCCCGGGCACCGGCCGCCGGGGCAGGGCCGGGCGGGAGACTGGGCTGGTGAGCATCCCGAACCCTGCCTCCGGCCCCGCCCTGGGGCGCGGCCGTCGCGCCCTGATCCCCTCCGACGACGACACCGACCAGCTGTCCCCGGCCGCCCGCGCCCGCGCCGCCCTGGCCGCTGTCCAGACCGTGCCCGTCCCGCTGGTGGTCCTCTGGCCGGGGGCCACAGGCCACACAGGCCACACAGGTCGGCCGGGTCGGTGAGGTCGTCCAGGACGACAACCCAGCGCGGCTTGCCCGACTCGGTTCGGGCGCCAGTGCCGTCGGGGACCGGGGCGGCCTGGCCTTTGGGCTGCAGACAGGCCAGGAATGCGCCCGCGGCGGTCTCGGGGTCGGCCGGGTCGGCATCGAGAATGCCGGCGGCAGTCTGGGCGTAGGTGGCGATGACAGCCCAGCGTGTGGTGGCGGAGACCCACACCAGCAGGTCCACCTGGCCGGCCTGCAAGGCGCTGCGGGCGTAGTGGGCGGCCAGCTGCGTCTTGCCGACCCCGCCCATCCCGGTCAGCACCTGCCGCGGCACCTCTGTCCCCTCTCCGCAGGCCAGGGCAGCCTCCAGCGCTTGAGCCGTGCCTCGGTCCTGGAAGCAGCCTGTGGGCTGGGGAAGGATCCCGACCTGATGCGGCCATGACACTGAGTGGCGGGGCGGGGGACGGTAGATGACCTGGTTGATGCGGTACGCGGCCAGGCTCTGCCTATCGGCGCTACTCCGGCGACACGCCCTGACCCGCGGCCCCCCAGCCACCTGCCGTTGGGGGCCACGGCAGGTCCGGCGTCGCAGGGGTCACCGGTCGGGCAGCTAGCGGCGAAGGCTGTCCATCGCTGTCTTCAGGTCTCCAAGCTGGTCACCGAGCACCCGCCTGGGCCAGTCCATGCGCTCCATCCGGGCAGCGACCGCCAGCGACCCGGACGTCTGCGCCAACTCTGCTGCGCCCGCATCGCCCTCCTGCGCCTTCTTGGCCCAGCCCACGGCGAGCCTTTCATACCGCCTTGCGCGCTCCACCGCTTCCTCGTGTGCGGTCATGCAGTCCCTCCCTGTTGATCCCTCTCACCGTTGTACCGACTGCGCCCCACAGGCGGGGCACCTGCACATTTTTGGGCCACCGGGTTGTCCGCAGACCGCAGCTCAGGGCCCACATTTCGCCGCGCTCTGTCCACAGGCCAACGGTTTTACGGTCGGTGTCCGCTTCTGGGTGTGAGGTGCCTGGACGCACTCCGAAAGGGCACGGCCATGGCGCAGACGAAGTTCGACAAGCAGGTGGAGGAGACCACCGAATCCCTCATGTTTGGGATCGTCCGGATCCTGGGCGGCCGCGATCTGGACGGTGTGAAGCGCACCGACGCCACGTTCTGGCGCTCGGGCACCCGGGTCCTGCCGAAGGTGGAGGGCCGCGTACGGCGCCGCTCCTACCGGGCCGGGTGGCAGCGCCTGTCCTTCCACCTGGCACTGGGGGCCGGGGTCACCGAGGACGGCTATCTGCTCAGCCGGGGTCCCGAAGCCACCGCGCGGACCGTCCAGGGCCTTTGGGAGAGCCGGGGCGCCACCCTGGCCGGCCTGGAGACCGGTGGGATCGGCGGGGCCTGTGTTCTGACCGCTGGCAGCGCCGCGTACGTGGTGCTCACCCGCGAGCGCCGCGAGCTGATGCGCGAGTGGGTCGTCCCACTGCACGAGGCCATCGCCGGGCCGCTGGGGATGACGGAGCAGACCGACCCGCGCCGCTACCTCCACATCCCGAAGAACTTCTCCGACGACGACGCGGAGATACGCATCGACCTGTCCCGGAACCTGAAGTTCTCGCGGGACCAGGTCGCCGACCTCATCAACCAGAAGCTCGCCCTGGAGGGCGTACGTTCGCCTGGAACGTCGCCGGGCGCGACACCTACCTGCTGGTGAAGAAGACCCGCAAGCCCCCGTCCAAGGCCGCCTTCAAGGACCCCAAGGTGCGCGACCTGGTGGCAGGCGCCGAGGAGTCCGCTCCCGTCATCGGGATCGGCTCCGGCGGCCGGATCGTTTCCGTCGACCTGGACGCCGACTCCCCACACATCCTGGTCAACGCCTCCACCGGCGGCGGCAAGTCGGTGACGCTGCGCTGCATCGCCTGCCAGATGCTCCACCACGGCTCGCTTGTGTTCGTCCTCGACACCAAGCGGAACTCCCACCCCTGGGCCAACGGCATCGACGGCGTCACCTACTGCCGCGACATCGCCGACATCCACGACCAGCTCATCGAACTCGGCACGGTCGGCCGGCGCCGCACCCGCATCGCCGACGAACTGGGCATCGACACTGACCCGAAAGCCATCGGCCCGCGGATATTGATCCTCCTCGAAGAGGCCAGCGCGATGATGAAGCAGCTGGCCCGCTACTGGGAGAAGATCCGCGAGTCCGGAGACCCGAAGGCCTTTCCGGCTGTCGACGCGCTCAACGAGATCCTCTACATGGGCCGCCAGCTCCGCATGCACGTGCTCCTGGTCGCCCAGTCCGTGACCGCCCGCGCCCTCGGTGGCCCGGAGGTCCGCGAGCAGTTCGCCACCGTGATCCTGGCGCGGGTCAGCGCCGACGTTGGTTATCTGAGGCTATCTGGGATCCTCGCAGGTCAGCGCCAGATGGAGGTTGTAGGCACGTAAGCCACGTGACGAGCAGGGCACCGGCTCGTTGTCCCTGACATGGCGATCCCGGATCTCGGCATCACGCCCTATGGGCAGGACGGCCACGCGAAGATCAAGCTGGAGACCTACGAACGGGCTCGCCCGGACGGCACTGTGGTCACAATCCGCGGGATCCAGATGAGTGCTGGTTCTGTGATGCGCGTCCACCGGCCTACGCCTTCACCGGTGGCTCGGTGGTGATGAACCTCAAGGACACCTTTCTGGGCTGGAGCATGGGTAACCCCGACATCCCGGCCGGTGTGCACAGCCTGCCGCGATCTGATCGAGGCCGACCACTGGGGCAAACTGAACGTCCGAGTCCTGGAGATGGCCCGCGAGTCGGGAGAGAGAGCAGCGCCGCAGCACGCCAAATGCTCCAGACGCCCCGGGCCGACGCGTCCCCGAGGAGTGGATCGCGATCCGCGCCGCACTGTGCAAGCCGGCCCGCGAGCTGTAGCCACGGTTAGGTGTTGCGGCGTCTCGATCGAGACGCCGCAACACCTAACCGTGGTGGCTGCCGGCTGCGGCCCACTCGGTGGCGATGTCGGGCTCGGCCTCGATCTGCTCGGGGTCCGGGTCCGGGGAACAGCACCAGGGGCACGGCCCCAACTCTTGATGGAGGCAGCCGCCTCCGCATCGTGCAGCTCCGCCAGGTCCGCGGCGGTGTGCGCGGTTCCTGCGTAGGCGTTCACGACGTCGATGGCGTCCGCGAGCGCCGCCGGTTCCACTCGGCAGATCGGCTTGTCGGCCGCGCCCTTCAGCAGGGCCTCGGCAACGGCTCCGGGCGGGGGCGGCCGGTAGCCGACGGCGTCGGCCAGGACGTGGCCGTCGGACCTGACGTGCTCCCGGAACAGGGCGCGGGCCACGTCCTCGCCGGGGGTTGCCGCGATGCTCGCCACCGCGACGTACCGCGGTACCACCGTTCGCTGCGGCGCGCCGCGCACGCGCTGACGGACCCGTCCCTGATCCGTGTCGTCTCCGCTCTCCACGGGCTGGTGCCGCTGGAGCAGTGGTTGCGCCCCTACGACGTTACGCTCGGCGACCCACGGGCCGTCACCGGGGAGAAGCTGGCTCGCCATACCGCGCGAGAGGGGCTGGACGACGCGGAGGTGATCTTCCTCGGGGGCCGGGAGTACGCGGAGCTGTTGAGGGGTCCGGGCGGGCAGCGGACACGCCATCAAGAACATCCTGGAGGCCATCAGCACCCCGCTCAGCGTGCATGGCGGCGGCGCCTTCGTCGACGCCAACCCGTTGCAGGGGATCTGGCGGGACGCGAGCACCGCCGGACGACAATGCGGTCTCCACGCCCGCGGGTGGGCATGGAAATCTACGGCAAGCTGCTGCTGGGCATCGAGGAGCGGATCACGCCCTTCGTATGAGACACCGGCCCGGCGCGACGACCATCGCGCCGGGCCCGGCAGTCACGTAGCGGGCACGCCTCACCCCGAACCGGCCGCCCTGCCCCGAGGTGCACACGGCTACGCCGGAACGGAACCTGGCAGCGGAGCTCCGCTGAACTGCGGCACCATTCGAAGAAAGGCCTCAGCAGCACTTGGGGAAGTCCCAAGGCCACCAGTTCGTCCCGAGGTCGGGGCGCGTCTTACTCACGGTGGCGCCGTTGCTGTTCTGGAGAACGATGTGCGTTGCGAATTCGCCCTGCCACTGCGCATCTGTCACGTTGATCTTGCTTGCGGCGCGGCCATTACCGAGAGGATCGGGCATGCCCATGGACACCCATCCGGTCCACTGCTTGCTGACGGTCCAGCGCGTCCACACCGCATAGTCGAGGCCGACGAGGAACTGTTCCTTCTCGCCGTTCGGAAGCTTGTGGTCCGTTACGCCGTAATCACATATGTACTTGCCGCCGCCCCCCGCAGTGCAGGTGTCGGCTGCCTGAGCCGGCGTGACGGCGACGGCCAGTCCTGCCATGGTGGCGAGGGCGACAACGACGGTCTTGAATCTCTTCAACCTGAGCTTCCCGTTCTC
This window contains:
- a CDS encoding DUF6233 domain-containing protein, with product MRRLEVLPLHQSSTVRTPPSPPTSSSPSPPPTSPPSPRRRRRTSACPCGGVPPPSPAPAPAAALPLPHHHPGRARAGPAGARGRAGRRCAGTAPTAGRSHTRAIRTTTPALRRSVLHHASCFTAQGPADLTTDQAFEALRRPGAQACEMCGADQLTTPPGGPGKAR
- a CDS encoding cytochrome P450 translates to MSEKTVIFPQDRTCPYHPPTAYEPLRTGRPLSRVTLFDGRSVWMVSGHAEARALLSDGRLSADRQNLSFPAPSRRLQDLQDRYTALFGVDGPAHNTQRRMLISSFGLGRTAALRPWIQETVDRLIDALIAAGPRAELVGDFARPVASMVTCEVLGVPYADHEFFMIQSRRLHSGPEATDVDDAREQLNGYLHEFIGRKREKPGGALLDELIVQRLETGEIDVQELADLVSALLVAGHETTASMISLGTFTLLSHPEQLAELRNDPSLMPAAVEELMRFLSIADGLRRVATEDIEVGGVTVRTGDGVIFSTSVINRDEAVFEKPDTLDWHRPSRHHLAFGFGIHQCLGQNLARAEVEIALGTLFERLPGLRLAAEPDRIPFKPGDDTIQGMVELPVAW
- a CDS encoding helicase HerA domain-containing protein, which translates into the protein MKKTRKPPSKAAFKDPKVRDLVAGAEESAPVIGIGSGGRIVSVDLDADSPHILVNASTGGGKSVTLRCIACQMLHHGSLVFVLDTKRNSHPWANGIDGVTYCRDIADIHDQLIELGTVGRRRTRIADELGIDTDPKAIGPRILILLEEASAMMKQLARYWEKIRESGDPKAFPAVDALNEILYMGRQLRMHVLLVAQSVTARALGGPEVREQFATVILARVSADVGYLRLSGILAGQRQMEVVGT
- a CDS encoding DUF6884 domain-containing protein, which produces MQLRQVRGGVRGSCVGVHDVDGVRERRRFHSADRLVGRALQQGLGNGSGRGRPVADGVGQDVAVGPDVLPEQGAGHVLAGGCRDARHRDVPRYHRSLRRAAHALTDPSLIRVVSALHGLVPLEQWLRPYDVTLGDPRAVTGEKLARHTAREGLDDAEVIFLGGREYAELLRGPGGQRTRHQEHPGGHQHPAQRAWRRRLRRRQPVAGDLAGREHRRTTMRSPRPRVGMEIYGKLLLGIEERITPFV